The following is a genomic window from Actinomycetota bacterium.
TCTTCCCGCAGAGCTCGCATATTTGTGACACGTGTTCCTCCTGAATGGTAGTTGGTGATTAGAGGTTGGTTGTTAGAAAAATCTCTCGCTTATCAACAGCTAACTACTAAAGACTAACTACTAATTACAGCACAGTGCTTCATTATACGGGCAGCCGCCCAAGCCGGTCAAGCTTATGATAAAATCTTGGACACCGACACATTATCCGGGAGGAGCTGCAAAATGTCAGAGGCAAAACCACACGGCCGCATTCTGATTAGCGAAGAAGCCATCGCGGAACTGGCCGGTCATACCGCGACACAAAGCTATGGAGTCGTTGGCATGGACCACCCTTCGTGGGGCGCGCGCTTACGCAGATTATTCAGACTCGACGGGCAGGGCCGCGGGATAAGAGTCACCTTAAACGACGAAGACGTGCAAATCGATTTATATATTGTGGTCGAGAATGGCACCAACATGCGGGAAATTTCTCGCAACCTCGCCGAACAGGTAACCTATACCGTCGCTAAACACACCGGTCTAAATATCAAGGAAGTAAATGTCCATATCTCAAACATCAAAATCTGACGACAAAAGCCATATCGGGGCGTCAGGCGTATACGGCATTACCGCCGGCTGGCTGAGTGCGTTAGACGAACACCGGGATGAGATAAACGCCCTTAACGTTTTCCCCGTTCCTGACGGCGACACCGGAACCAACATGTATCTGACCTTACAGACAGTCATGGCTGAGGTAAACGCGGCTCCTGACAAGACCGTCGCCGGCTATGCCAAATCGATTAAGGATGGATCGCTAAAAGGGGCCAGAGGCAATTCGGGAGTCATCTTGTCACAGATCCTGCGCGGCGCCTGCGATGTCATAGCCGATCAGCCGGAAGTTAGCGCCAAGATCCTGGCGAAAGCCTTAACCAGAGGCAGCGATACTGCCTACGAGGCTGTTATGAAGCCGGTCGAAGGCACGATGCTAACCGTTGTCAAGGACATGGCCAGGGAAGCCCGCCGGATGGCCAGGAAGACTGAGAGCATACGCGAGGTGTTGGAGTCGGTGCTGGCCGAGGGGAAAGCGTCGCTTGAACGGACGCCCGATCTGCTACCTACGCTAAAGGAAGCAGGCGTTGTTGACGCCGGCGGGAAAGGCCTGGTCATTATGGCGGAGAGTACTTTAGCGACGCTGACAGGAGATAGGGTTTGGCTTGAACCCCCGGTGGACTATGTGAAGACACCTGCCGCCGCAGCGTTCGAGGAAGAAGAAATCGATCTGGAATATACATATTGCACGGAGTTTGTCGTGAAGAGCGAGGATTTCAACCTGAATGAATTTCGCGCCGAGCTCGACGGACTGGGCGGCAGTTTACTAGTTGTCGGCGAGAACGGTATCACTAAAACTCATATTCACACCAATCAACCGGGACGCGTCTTGACCGCGGCTGCCGTCAGAGGCGAGTTAACCGGTCTTAAAATCGACAATATGCGGGAACAAAGTGAGGCCAAAGCCGCCGGCAGGGAGGACGAGAGTCCCGTCAAACAAAAACCGTTGGGCGTCGTAGCGGTTGCGTCGGGAGAGGGGATAAAGAAGATTCTCCGCAGCTTAGGCGTGGAGGCAGTCGTCGACGGCGGTCAGACGATGAATCCTTCAACCGAGGATCTTGTCCGGGCGGTTGAGCAACTTCGGGCGGACAGCGTGATCATTCTTCCGAATAATAAGAACATAATCCTTACCGCACGGCAAGCGGAGAAACTGACGGATAAGCGCGTATTTGTTATTCCCACCAAAGCGGTTACAGAGGCTTTTGCCGGCCTACTGCAATATGACGAGAACCGGGACCCCGAAACCGTGGCGGCCGCTATGACGGGCGCGGCGGCGGCGGTCAAGACCGCTGAAATAACTTGGGCCAGCCGCGACTCCAACGCCAATAAGCAAAAGATAAAGAAGGGCGACATCATCGGCATCGCTAGCGGCGACCTTGTCGCGGGCGGCAGAACAATCGGAGAAACGGCCCTTAAGCTCCTGAAAGCGCTGATCGATAAGGATAGCGAAATAGTATCTCTCATTAGAGGAGAGAACTTTGACGAAGAGGCGGCCGCGGCCGTCGCCGCAAAAATAGAAAAGGACTATCCGGACGTCGAAGTTCATGTTTACGAAGGCGGTCAACCGCTATATCCGCTGATCATGGGGGTAGAGTAGCGATGCGAATCGGAATCGTGACTGACAGTACGACGGATAGGACGCCCGAAGAGTATAAGCAAATCGACGTGACGATGGTACCGTTGGTCGTCAGATTCGGAGACGAGGTAAAACGCGATTGGATCGATGTTGAGCCCGCTGAATTCTATAAGAGGATGCGGTCGTCCAATATTCTGCCGCAGACTTCGCAGCCGTCCGTTCAAGATTTCGTGGACGCGTATCACGCTCTCGCCAAAGACTACGATCATATCATCTCTATCCACTTAACCTCGAAACTTTCCGGAACAGTTCACAGCGCGGAAGCGGCCGCCGTGATGGTCAAGGATGAAATACCGGTTACGGTTATCGACAGCGAGGTCATATCGCTACTATTATGGGTGGTCGTAAAAAGGATCGACGCTGCCAGAAGGGCCGGGAAGAGCTTGGATGAAATCTTGAATATGATCGATGACAGTAAGCGACGCGCCAAGCTCTTTTTTAGCGTCGACACCATGAAGTATCTGGAAAAAGGCGGCCGGATCGGCAAAGCTCAGGCGTTCTTAGGCCAATTGCTTAGCATCAAGCCGATTCTTACGCTGACCGACGGCGGTATACCGACGCCGAAAGCGAAGGGGAAGGGTACCAAATCGGCGATCAGGGATATGGTCGCGTTCGCGCAAGAAGAGATAGAAAAACTACCGGTCGGGGAGCCTCCGGCTTTGGTTATGGCTCACGCCGACTGTCTTGATACGCTGGCTTATATGGAGCATTTGGTCGACGTAGCCGGGTTGCCTTATTCGGAGAAACTAACCGGTTGGATCGGAGCGGTGGTTGGGTCGCATCTCGGCCCCGGAACGCTCGCCATAGGCATCATTTAGAGGTGAGTAACGTGATGCTGGTGATGGAAGTGAACAAGAATCACTATCATCACTTAAATCACTTTTGTCACTTAACCTAAAAGATAGCAAGAACAAGAGGAGTCATATATGAGAATCGGGATAGTTACGGACAGCACGGCTGATCTACCACTCGAGTACTACACAAAGAACGACGTAGTTATGGTTCCGTTGACTGTACATTTCGGCGACGAAGTCTACAAGGACTGGACAGATATGCCGCCGGACAGGTTCTATCCGACCATGGAAGCGTCAGTGGCCGCGGGGATTCTGCCGAAAACAAGCCAACCGCCTGCCGGTGATTTTGTCGAGACCTATAATGATTTGGCGACCAAGGGCGTCGACCATATTGTCAGCATTCATATATCGGCAAAACTTTCGGGCACGCTGCAATCGGCCAAGGGCGCGACCGGGATTTTCAAAACAGTCCCGGTCACCCTGATAGACAGCGAAAACACGGCCCTGTTAATGGGATCATTTGTCAAAGAGCTGGTGGCAGCGAGAGACGCAGGCGCGGACGCGGACGAGCTGGTCGCCGTGGCGAATCGCTGCAAGGAATGGGGGCGAATGTATTTTACCGTAAAGACTCTTAAGTATCTTGAACTGGGCGGCCGGATCGGCAAGGCATCGGCTTTGCTAGGCACCCTCTTATCCGTTAAACCGCTTCTTACATTAGAGGACGGCGCGGTTAATGCGAAAGGCAAGGCCTCCGGCGCCAAGAAAGCCATGACTGAGATTGCCAACCTGGTCAAGGGGGAAAGTGACAAGCGGCCGGCCGATTATAAGAGCAAACTTATTCTAGCCTACACGGATAATCCGGAAGTCCTGGATTTGGCGCAAGCGGCTGTTGACGCGGCCGGCGTAAAGTACGATTCAGTCGAACGCGGTCAGGTCGGGTCGGTCATCGGAACGTATGTCGGACCGGGCGCGTATATGATCGGCATTCTATAGGCTGACGTGCTATACTCCTCTTGTACATTTGTATAATAGGAGTATCACATGGAAATAACCGTCGCCGAGATTCTAAAGAGCGATTTTCTTAAAGGCGCTAAGGTTATCGCTGGTAAGAAAGGCCTCTACCGGCCGGTATCGTCGGTTACCGTGGGCGAAGTGCCGGACATAGCGGACTGGCTAAAAGGCGGGGAGGCAGTCTTAACCACCCTCTACGCCGTAAGCGAAGACCCCCAAGCCCAACTTGAATTTGTCCGCAAGATTGTTGACAGCCCCGCGGCGGCTCTTCTCATTAAACCGGGCCGTTTCGTTAAAAATCTGAACCAGGATATCGTCAAGACCGCCAAAGAAGCCGATTTTCCTTTGATTGAGGTTCCTCAGGATGTCCGCTGGACGGACCTTGTTCGCGACATATACGACAGCATGATCAAGACCGAAGTGGAAATCCGCATGAAAGGCGACCTGATCGACGACTTGCTGGCCGGACAGTTCAAGGCGGACGAGCTGGTGAGGCGGGCTAGTTTTTTAGGTGCCGATCTGTCGGCCGGAAGCCTGGCGATGTATACGGATGTAGATTCCCTTAGCGCCGCCATAAGCAAGAACAATCTCGACGAGCAAGCCGTTCAGAAGCTTAAAAGAGAGATTCTGAACGCCGCCACCTGGGTGGTCCGCTCATATAGCCGCAACAGTCTGATCAGCTTGAAAAGCGATAACGTAATAATCTTTTTAACGCCCCCCGAAGGTCGGGCCGAAGTCGACATTAGACAGGATTCTGTACGGTTGGCGGAAGAGATAAAAAACAGCTTCTCCGCACGGTTCAAAGATGTGACTATTTCGGTCGGCTTGGGTCGTTTTTACCCCAGCCCGGAACAGATGATTGATACCTTAGAAGAAGCGAGGACGGCCTTAAGTATCGGTCGGACGCTGGGCCGCGTTGATAGCATCACCATGTTTGACGATGTTGGAACATACAAGTTGCTCTTACGCGCTTACGAACAAGAACCGGCAGAGCTGCAGCTGCTGTACTCCGAATCCGTCGCTCCCCTGGTTGCCTACGACAGACAACATAAGAGCGATCTGGTCGCGACGCTGGAATGTTTCCTGCGAAACGACCGTAACCTGAACGCTACAGCCGAAGAGCTGTATGCTCATCGACATACTGTTAGGTACAGACTGGAGCGGATAGCCGGGATATCAGGCCTGAACGTTGACAAGTCTGAAGACTTAGAAAGGCTGAGCTTGGGCCTAAAGGCTATGCGGTTGCTCGGTGGCTTGAATCCCGACAGCGTCACTTAAGCGCGGCCGGAACGCGGCTTTTAAGAAGAACGGGGTCACGAGCGTGGTCAAAACCGAGACCGCCACGATCATCGTGTACACGCTCGGACTAATCACATGCATAGATAGCCCCATCAATCCGATAATCAATCCTACCTCGCCCCGGGGAACCATTCCCAAACCTGTCTGCAACATGACGCGTTTGCCGTGACGGATCGTGCCTAAAGCCCCCGCGATGATTTTGCCAAGGATAGCCAGCATAAATAGGATGCCGATGGTCGATAAGATATGCGGCTTACCAAGGAAGCTCGCGTCGACATAAGTGCCCATAAGAACAAAAAACACGGGCGTCAACATGTGGCTGATCGGGCGCATCCGTTTTACCAGCTCGTCACTGTGTATCGTCTCGCCTAGAAAAACGCCTGCCAGAAACGAGCCTATGATAGCGGCTAAACCGAAACGATCGGCGCCAGCGGCGAACCCGAGCATTACGGCCAGAGCGACAATGAACGGCGCTTCCCCGGCGGCAAGTTTTTCAACCCAAGCGGAATGCTTGCGGGCGGCTCGGGTGCCGAAAATCATGAAGATTGCCAAAAAAGCCAGCATGCCGGCGCCAAGCAAGGCCAGACTGATTGGATTACCGTGACCGGAGGAAAAACCCCTGACGATCGCCAGGACCATCAAGCCTAAAATATCATCGATAACCGCCGCCGCCAGGATAATCCGACCGGCGATCTCATTTATTACTCCCATGTCCGACAGGACACGCGCCGTGATTCCGACGCTGGTTGCCACCAAGGCGGCGCCGACGAACGCGGATTCGTTCAAGCCGAATCCCAGATAGTAAAAGTACAAGAAACCGAACGACAGCGGCAGGACAACCCCTAGAATCGCGACGGATGAAGCCGCTCCCCCGATACGTTTAAGATCGTCAATGCGTGTCTCTAAACCCACCAACATCATCAGTACGACCGCCCCGATTGCGGCTATTGAGGTCAGTGTTTCCGACGGTTTTATAAGGCCAAGCAAAGATGGGCCGAGAAGGATGCCGACCGCTAGTTCACCGATAATCGCGGGTTGTCTAAGCCGGGCCATCAGTTCGCCAGCCGCGGCCGCCGCGATAACGATTATAAAAAGACTAAAAAAGACCGTTCCCGTACCCATCTCGCTCACCTCACATTAAATATTATTGCCCAACGGCGTTCAGGAGCATTATACAAATGGATAAAATAACGAGACCCATGTTTATCAAAAAGGCTGATGAAACTTACACGCCGAGCGTCTATCTTGTGAATATGTACAAGATTCATGGGCGGACCTGAAAAAAAAGGGGGGTGCTGTAATGATTGACGGTCCGGGAATTGATAACGACAACAAAGAAAGGAGGAAGATTATGTTAGGTAAGAAATTGAACGTACGAGTAATATATACCGCGGTCCTGACCGTAATCATGTTCATTATGATGACAGGCATCGCCCTGGCGGCCGACCAGACAGGTGCCGGTACGGACGGTAAGGCGGTATACGATCTCGTTTATTCCGGGCAAGCGCTTAAAGAAGCCATCGGTCGTAACTCCATCGCGATTAACTTCGTTTGGACGCTGGTGGCGGGCTTTCTGGTGTTCTTCATGCAGGCTGGCTTCGCGATGGTGGAAACGGGCTTTACCAGGGCAAAGAACGCCCTGCATACGATGATGATGAACCTGGTGATTTTCGTTGTCGGTTGCTTAGGGTTCTTTATGGTCGGCTTTGCCTTGATGTTCGGCGGTGTGGGCGGCGTCCCTTCGCTGGGCGGCGGCGCTGAATTGAATGGACTGTTTGAGATAATAAAAGGTTGGGGCATATTCGGCTACAAAGGATTCTTCCTGGTGACAGGCGGAACATATTCGGTCGTCGCTTATGCCTATTTCCTTTTCCAGGTAGTGTTCATGGACACGGCGGCCACGATTCCGACAGGCGCTATGGCGGAGAGGTTCCGCTTTAAACCATTCATTATCTACGGGTTTTTCATTTCCATGATACTTTATCCGTTGTACGGTAACTGGGTCTGGGGCGGCGGTTGGCTGGCCGCTTTGGGAAGAAATCTAAGTCTGGGGCACGGTGCGGTTGATTTTGCCGGTTCCGGCGTCGTCCACGCGGTTGGCGGTTTCTGCGCGCTGGCCGGCGCGCTCGCTCTCGGCCCAAGGATCGGTAAATACAATAAGGATGGGACGCCTAACGCGATTCCGGGCCACCATCTGCCGATGGCTTTTATCGGCACGATCGTCCTGATTTTCGGTTGGTTCGGTTTCAATCCCGGGAGCACCCTGGCGGGTACCGATCTCAGAATTGCCGTGGTGGCCGTCAATACTATGTTATCCGGTGTAGCCGGCGGATTCGCGGCGATGTTATTTATGTGGTTGAAATTCGGTAAGCCTGACGGCTCGATGACTGCCAACGGTATTTTAGCCGGGCTGGTTGCCATTACCGCGCCTTCGGCTTTCGTTGAGGGCTGGGCTGCCATCATAATTGGCGCAGTCGGCGGTATTCTGGTGGTAGTCAGCGTTCTATTCGTGGAAAGGAAACTGAAGGTTGACGATCCGGTTGGCGCGGTTTCGGTGCACGGCGTTAACGGGCTTTGGGGTCTACTCGCGCTTGGCTTGTTCGCAGACGGTACATATGGGATAGGCTGGAACGGTGTTGGCGCAACCGCGGCCAAAGGCGTAACAGGCTTGTTCTTCGGCGATCCGGGGCAGCTCATTGCCCAGCTGATAAGCATGGTGGTCGTGGTCGCTTGGGCGTTCGGCGCCTCGTTCATCTTCTTCAAGGTGCTGAACAGGTTCATGCGGCTCCGAGTGAAACCGGAAGAGGAGCTTGAAGGCTTGGATATGACTGAAATCGGCGCGCTGGCTTATCCTGAATTCTCGATTGTGCCGGGTACGGGTTATTCGGCAGAGAAAGTTAATGGCTTGAAAGGGGGAGAGCTGACATGAAAAAAGTTGAAGCGATCTTCAGACACATAAAGATGGAGGATGTTCGCGACGCGTTGGATAAGCTGGGCGTAAACGGGATGACCGTGACCGAGGTTAAAGGATCCGGCACGCAACGAGGCTACGAGGAAACTTACCGGGGCACCAAGATGACCATCCATCTGCGTCCCAAGATAAAGCTCGAGGCGGTTGTCGACGACGCCAAGGTTGATGTGGTAATCGAGACGATTATGGCCAATGCCAGAACGGGTGAGATCGGTGACGGCAAGATATTCATATACCCTGTTGAGGACGTTATCAAGATTAGGACCGGAGAACGCGAATTAACAAAGCCGGAAAAATAATCAGGTAGCAGAAAGGGCCGGCGTCCCTCGCGCTTGGGACGCCGGCCCGAAAAAGTAGTCATATTAAGATAAAGGTTTTGGCCATCGGGCCAAATAAATGCCCAAAAATATGGCTTTCCGCACAAAGACAATCTCGCCTCCTTTTTCTACGATAAAAACGTGGAAAGCGCGCCACATGTCATTTGACGTTCCTAAAATAAAAGGAGGCGAACATGAACACAGCAATAAATTCGGGCGATACCGCCTGGATTCTGATTTCGACGGCGTTAGTCATGTTGATGACGCCAGCGGTCGGCTTTTTCTATGCCGGCATGGTCCGGAAGAAGAACGCTTTATCGACCTTAACAATGAGCTTCGTTCTTCTGGCCCTGATTTCTATTCAATGGGTTCTGATCGGATACACTTTATCGTTTGGCCCGTCGGTGGGGGGTTTTATCGGCGGCTTGAAATGGATGGGGCTGACCATGGTCGGCCAGAACCCGAACGCCGATTACGCGGCGACAATTCCTCATCTGGCCTTTATGATCTTTCAGATGATGTTTGCCGCCATAACGGTTGCGCTGATAGTGGGCAGCGTGGTCGAGCGCATGAAGTTTAGTGCGTTTCTGATTTTCTCTCTGGCCTGGGCGACCCTCGTCTATGACCCGATCGCCCACTGGGTGTGGGGCGTCGGCGGTTGGCTAAGAACTTTAGGCGCGTTGGATTTCGCGGGCGGCACGGTGGTCCACGTAAACGCCGGTATTTCGGCGTTGGCTTTGGTTCTGATACTAGGCAAACGTAAGGGTTATGGCAAGGATAATATGGAGCCGCACAATATTCCTTTCGTCGTTTTGGGCGCGGCGCTCCTCTGGTTCGGCTGGTTCGGCTTTAACGGCGGCAGCGCCCTGGCGGCGAATGGTTTGGCGGCCAGCGCTTTCGTTGTCACGAACATAGCGGCGGCGGCGGCCGGCATCGCTTGGCTGTTGCTGGCCTGGCGGGAACGCAAACCGAGCGCCCTGGGCTTCGCCACCGGGGCGGTAGTAGGTTTGGTCGCCATCACTCCGGGTTCCGGGTTCGTTACGCCGTTGGCCGCCCTCGCGATTGGCGCGATTGCCGCAACCTGCAGTTATTATGCCATCAAGCTTCGCATGAAACTGCGCGTCGACGAGTCCCTGGACGTCCTCGGTTGCCATGGCGTAGGCGGAATGGTCGGCGCCCTGTTGACGGGCGTGTTTGCCAGCAAAGCTGTTAACGCGGCCGGCGCCGACGGGTTGATTTACGGCAATCCGAAACTACTGCTTATCCAAGCGGCCGCGGTAGCCGTAACAATCGTGTATGCGTTCGCCGCGACATGGGTGATCGCCAAGGTGATAGACCTGACGATAGGCCTGCGCGTGGCGGAGAAAGAAGAAGACGTCGGTCTGGATATGTCGCAGCACGCTGAGACGGCATACTCGCTGAGATAGGAGGGGGGAATAATGCTTAAGATAGAGGCCATAATCAAGCCGGAAAAGCTTGAGGGCGTGAAGGAAGCGCTTGACGCGAAGGGTCATAGCAGTATGACCATACAGGACGTTGAAGGCCGTGGCCAGCAGAAGGGTATCCAGCTGGAATGGCGGGTCGGCACCTATAACGTCGAGTTCCTTCCGAAAATCAAGGTGGAAATAGTCTGCGAAGAAGCCGACTGCCAGGAAATCATCGACACGATCGTCGAGGCGGCCCAGACAGGCGAGGTCGGCGACGGAAAGATATTCATTTCAGAGGTCAAGGATGTAGTCAGAATAAGGACGAAAGAGTCAGGCAAAACGGCCATTTAACAAGGAGGTAAGTACGTGAAGGCGCAAGACATCGGCAAAATAATCAAGGAACGAAACATAAAGATGGTGGATCTGAAATTCAACGATCTGCCGGGCCTCTGGCAACACTTTTCGTTGCCGGTTACCGAGGTGTCCGACATCGGAGATGAGACAAGCAGCATCTGGACCGAAGGAGTCGGGTTTGACGGATCGAGTATCCGCGGGTTTCAGAAGATCCAGGAAAGCGATATGATTCTGATCCCCGATGCCTCAACGGCGATCGTCGATCCAGTCTGCGAGATCCCGACGATTAGCCTCATCTGCGACATCTACGATCCTACGACCAAAGAACCGTACACGCGAGACCCGCGCTACATCGCCAAGAAAGCGGAGGCGTACCTAAAGTCGACTGGTATCGCCGACCTAAGCTATTGGGGGCCGGAGCTCGAGTTCTTTGTGTTTGATGACATCCGCTTCGACCAAACTGAGAACGCGGGATACTATTTTGTCGATTCGGTTGAAGGCGATTGGAATACCGGCCGCGACGAGAAGCCAAACCTGGGCTATAAACCTCGCTATAAGGAAGGGTATTTCCCGGTACCGCCGCACGATAGTTTCCAAGATATGCGCAGCGCCATGGTTCTGACGATGATTGAGGCCGGTATCGATGTGGAAGTCCATCATCACGAAGTCGCTACAGCGGGACAAGCCGAAATCGACATGAAATACAACACTTTGACGCTGATGGGCGACAGGATGATGTTATACAAATACATCGTCAAGAATATGGCCCGCAAGGCCGGCAAAGTGGCGACGTTTATGCCCAAGCCGGTCTTCATGGACAACGGTTCCGGCATGCATTGCCACCAGAGTTTGTGGAAGGGCAGCACAAACCTCTTTTACGACGCTAAGGGATATGCCGGCATCAGCGACACTGCCAAATGGTACATCGGGGGCTTGATTAAGCATGGACGCGCTCTGATGGCGTTCTGCGCTCCGACGACCAACAGCTACAAGAGGCTCGTTCCCGGTTATGAGGCGCCGGTTAACTTGGTCTATTCCAAGCGCAACCGGAGCGCCGCTATCCGCATCCCGATGTACAGCGAGAATCCGAAATCCAAGAGGGTGGAATTCCGTCCGCCGGATCCGTCCTGTAACGGCTATATGGCCTTCGCGGCCATGTTGATGGCGGGTTTGGACGGCATCCAGAACAAGATAGATCCGGGTAAAGCGCTGGAGCACGATATCTTCGAGATGACCGAGGCTGAGAAGATAGGCATCCCGCAGGTCCCCGGTTCGCTGGCCGAAGCGCTGGCCGCGCTTAAGGAAGACAGTGAGTTTCTGCTTAAAGGTGGCGTTTTCACGCCCGACGTTATCGACGTCTGGACGGAGTATAAACAGGCTAACGAAATCGACGAGCTGGCCTTACGGCCGCACCCGTATGAGTTCTACCTCTACTTCGATATCTAAGCTGTTTGATATAATCGGGGCGTGGTATCACTAACCGATTCAGTCAGGTACGTAACCGGAGTAGGTCCGAAGCTGGCCGAGAAGTTTCATTCGCTTGGCGTGGAAACAGCTCTGGACCTGCTCCGTTACTATCCCCGCCGCTATCTCGACCGGAGCGCCGTTTCCCCGATAAACAAAGTCAAAATC
Proteins encoded in this region:
- the glnA gene encoding type I glutamate--ammonia ligase, with amino-acid sequence MKAQDIGKIIKERNIKMVDLKFNDLPGLWQHFSLPVTEVSDIGDETSSIWTEGVGFDGSSIRGFQKIQESDMILIPDASTAIVDPVCEIPTISLICDIYDPTTKEPYTRDPRYIAKKAEAYLKSTGIADLSYWGPELEFFVFDDIRFDQTENAGYYFVDSVEGDWNTGRDEKPNLGYKPRYKEGYFPVPPHDSFQDMRSAMVLTMIEAGIDVEVHHHEVATAGQAEIDMKYNTLTLMGDRMMLYKYIVKNMARKAGKVATFMPKPVFMDNGSGMHCHQSLWKGSTNLFYDAKGYAGISDTAKWYIGGLIKHGRALMAFCAPTTNSYKRLVPGYEAPVNLVYSKRNRSAAIRIPMYSENPKSKRVEFRPPDPSCNGYMAFAAMLMAGLDGIQNKIDPGKALEHDIFEMTEAEKIGIPQVPGSLAEALAALKEDSEFLLKGGVFTPDVIDVWTEYKQANEIDELALRPHPYEFYLYFDI